The Ciona intestinalis chromosome 11, KH, whole genome shotgun sequence genome has a segment encoding these proteins:
- the LOC100182643 gene encoding atlastin-1-like — MRYVDEAVSTTDCKLQDLVIVYRDWTYASRFEYGWKGGETYMVYLDSSSNNDGQMQKLLDEARNAFRAVKVFLMPKPGEATTVDTTITAIKDLDATFMKQLQSLVERVVDELISPRTFENEVLQSRDVLDVMLDIDEGYSNEEEVTSDVVKILKEKKEERLFLIVKVAERFYKGKLQKRWKRFSRDTSRQMLHSELKNLTLEKFDADCKEEFILARDATTSRGKLEVTMDEMFQQSINSHKSCVLM; from the exons ATGAGATATGTGGACGAAGCTGTGTCAACAACAGATTGCAAACTGCAG GACCTCGTAATTGTGTATCGAGACTGGACATACGCTAGTCGTTTCGAGTACGGCTGGAAAGGTGGGgaaacatacatggtgtatctTGACAGCAGCAGCAACAACGATGGTCAGATGCAAAAGTTGTTAGATGAAGCTCGTAACGCGTTTCGTGCCGTGAAGGTGTTTCTTATGCCCAAACCTGGCGAGGCGACCACGGTTGATACGACTATAACTGCAATAAAAG ATCTGGACGCAACGTTTATGAAGCAGCTACAGTCACTTGTGGAACGAGTGGTCGATGAATTAATCTCACCAAGAACTTTCGAGAACGAGGTTCTTCAATCACGTGATGTGCTTGACGTCATGTTGGACATTGATGAAGGATATTCAAACGAAGAAGAAGTGACTTCGGATGTTGTCAAAATACTAAAG GAAAAGAAAGAAGAGAGATTGTTTCTAATAGTAAAGGTGGCTGAGAGATTCTACAAAGGAAAACTACAAAAG AGATGGAAAAGATTTTCAAGGGATACGAGTCGACAGATGCTCCATTCTGAGCTAAAAAATTTAACGTTGGAGAAATTTGATGCAGACTGCAAGGAGGAATTCATCCTAGCTCGAGATGCAACGACTTCTAGAGGGAAATTGGAAGTTACAATGGACGAAATGTTTCAACAGAGCATTAATTCGCACAAGAGTTGTGTGCTCATGTAA
- the LOC108949897 gene encoding uncharacterized protein LOC108949897, translating to MATVNLYGKHFNQWKIEDKNVIKLSKDAKQPIAVISNFGQTGLGKTSLQNFFLCYLIKGKDSFLPEQPIVRAFPGSDLNTRKDKFVDLYSKPIVKDDVFYSVIDLEGDPVNKEPDEASFIRLFGITAAISSVIIFSIKADNTCPFAVTTFYKFILPKPSVIPFFSH from the exons ATGGCGACTGTCAACTTGTACGGCAAGCATTTCAACCAGTGGAAAATTGAAGATAAAAACGTCATAAAGTTGTCTAAGGACGCAAAGCAACCAATTGCAGTAATCAGCAACTTCGGACAAACCGGTTTGGGAAAAACATCTCTGCAAAATTTCTTCCTTTGTTATTTAATCAAA GGCAAAGATAGTTTCCTCCCAGAACAACCAATAGTTCGTGCATTTCCTGGCAGCGATCTAAACACAAGAAAAGATAAGTTCGTGGACCTCTACTCGAAACCTATAGTGAAAGATGAC GTGTTTTACTCCGTAATTGATTTAGAAGGCGACCCTGTTAATAAAGAGCCGGACGAGGCATCTTTTATCCGCTTATTTGGAATCACTGCTGCCATAAGTTCTGTAATAATATTCAGCATTAAGGCTGACAACACCTGTCCCTTCGCGGTAACAActttttacaagtttattttGCCGAAACCCAGTGttataccatttttttcacaCTAA
- the LOC100179328 gene encoding uncharacterized protein LOC100179328 isoform X1, whose translation MGSGSFCLFLLLLSSACQMIRCDEDVYEDNYYAQYYGTSGAYAEVGELPSTPDTDEPANTAFEVRAECWPDHVTVAFPRNHLSSELEFFLPKARIGSQRCVQLRQTRTTVSYSVALSCPQVVTTTTTGSSRFYRHEALLIRSSNPFSSSDPYSVVYTVQLECEHFGEVGPEGLTFPNTSILRSEKRIFEHRVAIDSPDACRQTSCSYGNLCLPDTDVDGFFCVCGGTSKDCLRDCPVDYYACERNITSISSLPKLKCIKNGWLCDNRYDCDLRDDETSCAEIWSDWSLWTKCSSSCGTGHRSRRRRCDIAFTKDPDRCKLHRGALGCSRRCTKNKQVEKQQESCAGDACSSVKCDRRHMTIAIPREPEMTSQMIESRMILGRDPDCRPSYNDTHVIFVASLQECNMTSQVEDTYVLYKNEIVFNAMASTSSIIMRDMGHSYQVKCRFKRRRTVVLKNSDTLNSNSLETEVAGLTFDHSNESWAAMSAVTQHFASGDGEFDFKLNIYQDSTFSQPYQRSEYPLRKKLREELYLAVSFHTEDEDLRVVIDSCQGTPTRLNDDDTNAYLFIENGCPVDPTVRFLAKKGSRMDAFAMETFKFIDESHPLVYFQCNVIVCDEHSDDDLCNRNCSKGSITSRHRRSTDNMVRGHVVQGPIIVEDEETDAFEMDGEFNEGEIVHRKLLQPNHDKTPISPDEVQVVTSQGAGKEMTYVIISGVTSLLVGIIVGIVLNRRRSRRPVSV comes from the exons ATGGGAAGCggaagtttttgtttgtttcttttacttttGTCGTCCGCGTGTCAAATGATTAGATGCGACGAAGACGTATACGAAGACAATTATTATGCGCAATATTACGGGACGTCAG GTGCTTACGCAGAAGTTGGGGAGTTGCCTTCGACGCCGGACACGGACGAACCAGCCAACACCG CCTTTGAAGTTCGCGCAGAGTGCTGGCCAGACCACGTGACCGTCGCTTTTCCACGGAACCATCTTTCCAGCGAGCTTGAGTTTTTCCTCCCTAAAGCG CGGATTGGTTCTCAACGGTGCGTCCAATTACGTCAGACACGAACAACTGTATCTTACTCCGTTGCTCTTTCTTGCCCCCAAGTGGTCACTACTACAACCACAGGATCGAGTAGATTCTACCGCCACGAGGCGCTGTTGATCCGCAGCTCCAACCCTTTCTCTTCCAGCGA TCCCTACTCCGTCGTATACACAGTTCAACTGGAATGCGAGCACTTCGGTGAGGTTGGACCAGAAGGTCTCACGTTTCCAAACACCAGTATCCTGAGGTCAGAGAAGAGAATTTTTGAACACAGGGTGGCGATAGACTCACCGGACGCGTGCAGACAAACCTCGTGCTCCTATGGCAACCTATGTTTACCTGATACTGACGTAGATGGCTTCTTTTGCGTTTGCGGAGGAACTTCGAAGGACTGCTTGC GAGATTGTCCGGTGGATTATTATGCTTGTGAGAGGAACATCACATCTATCTCAAGTCTTCCAAAGCTGAAATGCATTAAGAATGGCTGGTTGTGCGATAATAGATACGACTGCGATCTGCGG GACGACGAGACATCATGTGCAGAAATCTGGTCAGATTGGTCGTTATGGACGAAATGTTCGTCTTCCTGCGGTACAGGACACAGAAGTCGACGACGAAGATGTGATATTGCCTTCACTAAGGATCCTGATAGGTGTAAACTGCATCGTGGTGCACTAGG GTGCAGCAGACGATGTACGAAGAACAAACAAGTAGAGAAACAACAAGAGAGCTGTGCTGGCGATGCCTGCTCGAGCGTGAAGTGCGATCGACGTCACATGACCATCGCTATACCACGGGAGCcagaaatgacgtcacaaatgaTTGAATCGCGCATGATTCTGGGCAGAGACCCAGACTGTCGGCCAAGCTACAACGATACCCACGTCATATTTGTTGCGTCACTGCAAGAAtgcaatatgacgtcacag GTAGAAGACACGTACGTCTTGTACAAGAATGAAATCGTGTTCAATGCCATGGCTTCGACGTCTAGTATCATTATGCGGGACATGGGCCATTCATATCAAGTGAAATGCAGGTTCAAGCGACGTCGAACGGTCGTGCTTAAAAACTCGGACACTCTGAATTCAAATTCTTTAGAAACTGAAGTTGCTGGTTTGACATTTGATCACAGCAATGAGAGTTGGGCTGCCATGTCAGCTGTCACTCAACATTTTGCTTCAGGAGATGGAGAATTcgactttaaattaaatatttatcaag ATTCCACATTCAGTCAGCCTTACCAACGTAGTGAATATCCACTGCGCAAGAAGCTTCGAGAAGAACTTTACCTTGCTGTCAGTTTCCACACAGAGGATGAAGATCTACGTGTTGTGATTGACAGCTGTCAGGGAACTCCAACTAGACTGAACGACGATGATACGAACGCCTATCTCTTCATTGAGAATGG ATGTCCAGTAGACCCCACTGTACGTTTCCTTGCCAAAAAAGGAAGCCGAATGGATGCGTTTGCAATGGAGACATTCAAGTTTATTGACGAGTCTCACCCACTTGTTTATTTCCAATGTAACGTCATCGTGTGTGACGAACATAGTGATGACGATCTGTGTAACAGGAATTGTTCAAAG GGTTCCATTACGTCACGTCATCGTCGGTCAACTGACAATATGGTACGTGGTCACGTGGTACAAGGGCCAATCATCGTCGAGGACGAGGAAACGGATGCATTTGAAATGGACGGAGAGTTTAATGAAGGAGAGATCGTGCACCGAAAGTTACTGCAACCAAACCACGACAAAA CTCCTATTTCGCCAGACGAAGTTCaagttgtgacgtcacagggcgCTGGAAAGGAAATGACGTATGTGATCATTTCTggcgtgacgtcattgttaGTGGGAATCATTGTGGGGATTGTTCTCAACAGACGGCGTTCGCGTCGCCCGGTTtctgtatga
- the LOC100179328 gene encoding uncharacterized protein LOC100179328 isoform X2 gives MGSGSFCLFLLLLSSACQMIRCDEDVYEDNYYAQYYGTSGAYAEVGELPSTPDTDEPANTAFEVRAECWPDHVTVAFPRNHLSSELEFFLPKARIGSQRCVQLRQTRTTVSYSVALSCPQVVTTTTTGSSRFYRHEALLIRSSNPFSSSDPYSVVYTVQLECEHFGEVGPEGLTFPNTSILRSEKRIFEHRVAIDSPDACRQTSCSYGNLCLPDTDVDGFFCVCGGTSKDCLRDCPVDYYACERNITSISSLPKLKCIKNGWLCDNRYDCDLRDDETSCAEIWSDWSLWTKCSSSCGTGHRSRRRRCDIAFTKDPDRCSRRCTKNKQVEKQQESCAGDACSSVKCDRRHMTIAIPREPEMTSQMIESRMILGRDPDCRPSYNDTHVIFVASLQECNMTSQVEDTYVLYKNEIVFNAMASTSSIIMRDMGHSYQVKCRFKRRRTVVLKNSDTLNSNSLETEVAGLTFDHSNESWAAMSAVTQHFASGDGEFDFKLNIYQDSTFSQPYQRSEYPLRKKLREELYLAVSFHTEDEDLRVVIDSCQGTPTRLNDDDTNAYLFIENGCPVDPTVRFLAKKGSRMDAFAMETFKFIDESHPLVYFQCNVIVCDEHSDDDLCNRNCSKGSITSRHRRSTDNMVRGHVVQGPIIVEDEETDAFEMDGEFNEGEIVHRKLLQPNHDKTPISPDEVQVVTSQGAGKEMTYVIISGVTSLLVGIIVGIVLNRRRSRRPVSV, from the exons ATGGGAAGCggaagtttttgtttgtttcttttacttttGTCGTCCGCGTGTCAAATGATTAGATGCGACGAAGACGTATACGAAGACAATTATTATGCGCAATATTACGGGACGTCAG GTGCTTACGCAGAAGTTGGGGAGTTGCCTTCGACGCCGGACACGGACGAACCAGCCAACACCG CCTTTGAAGTTCGCGCAGAGTGCTGGCCAGACCACGTGACCGTCGCTTTTCCACGGAACCATCTTTCCAGCGAGCTTGAGTTTTTCCTCCCTAAAGCG CGGATTGGTTCTCAACGGTGCGTCCAATTACGTCAGACACGAACAACTGTATCTTACTCCGTTGCTCTTTCTTGCCCCCAAGTGGTCACTACTACAACCACAGGATCGAGTAGATTCTACCGCCACGAGGCGCTGTTGATCCGCAGCTCCAACCCTTTCTCTTCCAGCGA TCCCTACTCCGTCGTATACACAGTTCAACTGGAATGCGAGCACTTCGGTGAGGTTGGACCAGAAGGTCTCACGTTTCCAAACACCAGTATCCTGAGGTCAGAGAAGAGAATTTTTGAACACAGGGTGGCGATAGACTCACCGGACGCGTGCAGACAAACCTCGTGCTCCTATGGCAACCTATGTTTACCTGATACTGACGTAGATGGCTTCTTTTGCGTTTGCGGAGGAACTTCGAAGGACTGCTTGC GAGATTGTCCGGTGGATTATTATGCTTGTGAGAGGAACATCACATCTATCTCAAGTCTTCCAAAGCTGAAATGCATTAAGAATGGCTGGTTGTGCGATAATAGATACGACTGCGATCTGCGG GACGACGAGACATCATGTGCAGAAATCTGGTCAGATTGGTCGTTATGGACGAAATGTTCGTCTTCCTGCGGTACAGGACACAGAAGTCGACGACGAAGATGTGATATTGCCTTCACTAAGGATCCTGATAG GTGCAGCAGACGATGTACGAAGAACAAACAAGTAGAGAAACAACAAGAGAGCTGTGCTGGCGATGCCTGCTCGAGCGTGAAGTGCGATCGACGTCACATGACCATCGCTATACCACGGGAGCcagaaatgacgtcacaaatgaTTGAATCGCGCATGATTCTGGGCAGAGACCCAGACTGTCGGCCAAGCTACAACGATACCCACGTCATATTTGTTGCGTCACTGCAAGAAtgcaatatgacgtcacag GTAGAAGACACGTACGTCTTGTACAAGAATGAAATCGTGTTCAATGCCATGGCTTCGACGTCTAGTATCATTATGCGGGACATGGGCCATTCATATCAAGTGAAATGCAGGTTCAAGCGACGTCGAACGGTCGTGCTTAAAAACTCGGACACTCTGAATTCAAATTCTTTAGAAACTGAAGTTGCTGGTTTGACATTTGATCACAGCAATGAGAGTTGGGCTGCCATGTCAGCTGTCACTCAACATTTTGCTTCAGGAGATGGAGAATTcgactttaaattaaatatttatcaag ATTCCACATTCAGTCAGCCTTACCAACGTAGTGAATATCCACTGCGCAAGAAGCTTCGAGAAGAACTTTACCTTGCTGTCAGTTTCCACACAGAGGATGAAGATCTACGTGTTGTGATTGACAGCTGTCAGGGAACTCCAACTAGACTGAACGACGATGATACGAACGCCTATCTCTTCATTGAGAATGG ATGTCCAGTAGACCCCACTGTACGTTTCCTTGCCAAAAAAGGAAGCCGAATGGATGCGTTTGCAATGGAGACATTCAAGTTTATTGACGAGTCTCACCCACTTGTTTATTTCCAATGTAACGTCATCGTGTGTGACGAACATAGTGATGACGATCTGTGTAACAGGAATTGTTCAAAG GGTTCCATTACGTCACGTCATCGTCGGTCAACTGACAATATGGTACGTGGTCACGTGGTACAAGGGCCAATCATCGTCGAGGACGAGGAAACGGATGCATTTGAAATGGACGGAGAGTTTAATGAAGGAGAGATCGTGCACCGAAAGTTACTGCAACCAAACCACGACAAAA CTCCTATTTCGCCAGACGAAGTTCaagttgtgacgtcacagggcgCTGGAAAGGAAATGACGTATGTGATCATTTCTggcgtgacgtcattgttaGTGGGAATCATTGTGGGGATTGTTCTCAACAGACGGCGTTCGCGTCGCCCGGTTtctgtatga